Within Haematobia irritans isolate KBUSLIRL chromosome 2, ASM5000362v1, whole genome shotgun sequence, the genomic segment ttcctgcttcgaccgaacaccaaaaagtttttcaatggtggattatcccacctcagtaatgctggtgacatttctgagggtttcaaagcttctctaagtggtttcactgcaatgtggaacgccgttcagacacggctataaaaaagaagtcccttgtcatggaatcgggcagcactcagtgataagagagaagttgaccaatgtggtatcacaatggattggatagtctgagtgagcctgatacatcgggctgcaacctaacctaatcgaAATGCTGCGACCTATACGTCCATCTAAATGATTATGTCTCCGTTCAGGTCCACCTAAATACCATAACTACGTTTGCCCAAATGACTACCGTGCATATTTACATGCCCTCTGCTTTGAGAGTTGCTATAATTTCATTCTTCTAAATGGTTATGTGCTGAGCCAAAAAACGGTGGGTTTTTCGGTTTCTGAGGTTTTATTCCTCCAGCGCAACTTGTTATTACTTATCTGTATGACACATGCCCTtgattgtttatttataaaatttaaaacttaccaattttcCGTATTTCATTTCAGGCAATTCAAGCAGGTGGTGTGGTTACCGGTCTCTCGGCTAATAGTGGAGCGGTACCATGCGGCGGTTTATTATGTCGTCCTCTTACAGGACTTTATACTCGAGATCCCCTACCGGAAGATGCTTATATTCATGTTGCCATGATACCAGCTGGAGcttcaaatatttctataaccgAATTGAAAAATAGCATGAATTTGCTGggtaagtagcatagacttcttCCCTACACCCATAGATAAAATAAttaacggcgtgctcatttcaaaacgatccgttcatgaaagttaaTCAAcatacatgtggtgtcaaatgaAGAACAGACGGTGACAATGTGACAACGATATAATGTAACCATGCGGTTTCAGAATGGAAGGAAACTGaatacgtaatggttacgaatttataaaaaaaaataaacgctaccgtgactcgaaccaggATTGCCTGCACCATACACGCTAACAGTCGccatagcacattgcaccaccgacagACTTGCCATAAGAGCgtctaaataatattttaagatttttcatgGCCAATGAAAAACGAAATCGTGGACGAAAGTGTGAACataccgttttgatttttcgtgaacgttttcgttttattttgttaccgtccgttcactaTTTTGGaacttactattttttattggtATAAGTATTGACACACCTTGATTGTTAACCAACTCCATTTGTATTTAGTGCTACGTACTGAGGATCAGAAATATGTGTTCAATGGTGACAATACCATGTCTGATAGTGGAGCTTATGAAGCAGCTGGTGCCGTATTCGATTATCATCGTTTGGATAGTTTGCAACAGACCGAAGGAGTTACCGAATGGGTGACTTGCACTGGCCCCGTAAGGGAAAGTTTGGAATTGATGGTAAGATTTGCAGCTAAATAAAGACGAGAAATTCACAAAGTTCTTTGTCATTTCCAGATCTACAGTAAAACTGTTAATCCTGGCATTAAGTATGAATATCTCTTGCCCATTACTTCCGATTCTGAAGAGAATGAGGTTTCCGTGGAAACTGATGGTTTCCTGAAATCAGCCAATGATGAGGCCATAAGCAGTAGCAATCGCCCCCTTCGTAAACGTCGTTACAATTGGAAGGTTGTAGGTTTCAGTACATGTTCCAAATCATGTGGTGGTGGTATGCAATCTCCCGTGATCAAATGTGTCCGTGAAAATCCGCTACGCTATTATTCGCAACGCAGATGTGCCCATTCCGAGAAACCAGTAATCAATGAAAATCTCTTGAGATGTAATACTCAACCTTGCCCTGCCTTCTGGCGTATGGAAGATTGGGGAGAATGTCGTTGTCACCAGGGTGAAGGTTCCAGGGAACGTGAAGTCAATTGTGTTCAGGAGCTAGCTTCCGGTGTTGTGGTGCATGTAGATGCCGCTGCTTGTATGGAAGAGAAGCCAGTGGCCAAGAAAAATTGTGATTGCCCTAAAAATAGACGCCGAACTAATTCCCGTTATCGTATGCATGGCCTAAGTCCCAATGCCTCACATGTGAAGAATCAACGTGACAAAGCTGGTATTTGGTTAATGTCCGATTGGAACCAGTACTGCTCCTCGGATTGTGGTCCCGGAATTGAATATCGAACCATTTATTGTGATCGCACCAAATCCAATCCAGACAGATGTGATTTCCGTATGGCCCCCGACACCACAAGAATATGCGATCAAGAGGAATCTTGTGAAACTGGAGAATGGTTTGCTGGTCCATGGACTCCCTGTAATGGCAATTGTTTTAATTTGACCCGAACCCGACAAGTTTTGTGCAttgaaaatcaactaatcttggaTGAAGAAGATTGTAAAGCCGAATTGAAACCCACTACCATAGAGAAATGTTCACATGAGGAAGTTGAATATTGTGGACCCAGATGGCATTATTCCGAGTGGTCAGAGGTAGGTATCACCTAGAGATATTGATGAAcaggattttaattttttgttactttgtttttttttttttttttgtttcttttgttcCTACGAAGTGTACAAAAACTTGTGATGGTGGCACTCAAAGACGTTCTGTCAAGTGTTTGGAATATAATGAGCAAGAGAATGCTCTCAAGGAATCGAATAAATGCCGTTATTCCATCAGAGAACCCATATATCGTAGCTGTAATACACACAAGTGTGATGGTAAGTTCTCATATGGAGTGGTTGAATATTGTTGTGGGATATGTCGGGGAACTTTGTCCCAGGACGGACCATAGGTCAGATAAAGAATTGAGGTTCTTATGATTCACTGAGAGAACAGTCGGTATTTCAAGAGTAGTGCGAAATCCTTAAGGATACGCCAGACCAACACGCAGATTTCTTTAAGTGTTCCGCTTCGCACAGGAAGGATATTGGATTCCACTCCAACATGATCAAGGGAAATACTTCTCAGATAGGTACAAGCAGCTCTGTTGATGCAAGGAGGAAATGTCGGATCTACGAGAAAGATGGCAGAGCGGGTGATTATGATGCAAGGGGGCTTTGCACCTCCAAAAGAATTCGAGGAGAATATATTCCCAATTAATATATGAACcgagaaataaggaggaaaaacACGAGagttagatttggttttggaattcGAGATTTAGTTTAAGAGGATTCTTAGCAGTAAGAAGTTAACAATGGACTGAGACAGAAGGTCTAAAGAATTTAGAGGATATTGCTTCTTGACGTGGTATGGTTTAGTGGAGAATTACAAGATTGTTTTCTTCAGTAAATGTCAAACATAACGTACATTTTGGGTATTCTTAAAACGCTCTGCTTGAACATGACTTAAGGTCCTTTTTCTCACTCATAGTCTTTGCCTTAAACAACCCTGTCTTGGGTGTATGTGTCTTGACCATCGATTTCGAGTCGTATTATAGACTTTTACTCGAAGTCCTACACGATCTTAGTGGGGGAATATTTATACCAATTTCTCGATTTGGTGTTCATCCCCAACGTCTATTTTGCAGGACATTACGCCTTAGGGAGCTAGACGCTCTTAATGGCTTTGTAAATTCGTCTCCTTGTCACTCTATCAATTTCGGGATGATTAAAGAAGTGATTGTTGACCAACCTCGGTATTAGCCACTCAGAGTTCTCAAGGAAGACAATGATTCCCATATTGCTCCGTGGAATTTCTTTGGATCTTCTTACGTCATGGAAATGGTATAACGTAGTCGAGATAGCACCTATTTGGTTTCCCTAGTCGTCGCTGGCAAGTGGTTGTCCTCCTCCCAGTACTatgaactagaggtgtgcacgtgagtaatattttactcacgctcacgcacactcacgacggaataatcttactcacgcacgatattgtttggtaggactcactctcacgcacactcacgaaaagaaaatttgtactcacgcacactcacgcacgaaaatgtcgtgactcacgaaaaataccgtgactcacgaaaaatgtcgtgactcacgaaaaatgtcgtgactcacgaacaattttttgagtaatttaccttagcgaggcgtctgaaaacatgagcattattaaaatcgagagcgttattacactcttaacatcccaggtgtcactaaaattgtaaatgaatttaactcttaagcgttttatattggtgagcaggattattttcgtgagcgtacatctttactcacgcacactcacgaagataatattttcgtgactcacgctcacgcacgacattttggtttgttaatcacgctcacacacactcacgccgttgccatgagcgtgagtcacgaaaattttcgtgagtcacgacattttcgtgtcacgtgcacacctctactatgaACCACTGCCGTTTCACGGTCTCAAATGTCGCTCTTATTCCCTCATCACTGTCATCGCCGATCAAGTGATAATTGATTGCAAATCTCTTCTTAAATCGAACCGAATAGCCCTGGTGCTCTCTAGGATGTGGTTTGATTCGTGTCGTTTATCCCCCCTGCACTACATTCGGTGCTGATGGGTGAGGAGGTCGGAGTGTTGCCTCCCCGATAGCACTTTGCACTCATGCTACAGATGCTGTTCCGGTGTTTAGAGTGTCTtccagttaggttaggttaggtggcagcccgatgttatcaggctcacttagactattcagtccattgtgataccacattggtcaacttctctcttatcactgagagctgcccgattccatgttaagctcaatgacaagggacctccttcttatagccgagtccaaacggcgttccacattccagtgaaacctcttagagaaactttgaaaccctcagaaatgtcaccagcattactgaggtgggataatccaccgctgaaaaatttttttggtgttcggtcgaagcaggaatcgaacacacgaccttgtgtatgcaaggcgggcatgctaaccattgcaccacggtggggaTAGAGTGTCTTCCAGTGGTACTCCGCAGCGCAGCATTCTGAACCAGAGGTTCCTCCGTTGGGTCTCGCTTATACTGAGAGTCCAAATGACAATCCCATAATCCAAAAAGACTCGTAAATCTTTTGAATCgtcctccaagtgcttccaaccAATGTCTTCAGAATTTTGCTTGTACTCACAACGTTCTTATCATTAATTTTCCTGTGTTTACCAAAGATGAACAGGGTATCTTTTTCGGGCATGCATGCTGATATTGATCTCCAGAGTTGTTCTACGACGCAAAAATAGTTTCGGGCCAGAAAATGAAAATGAGAATCGAAGGTGTGCATATTTCCGTGGACCTGCCTCACTCATTTTGCAAATATATGATGGTTCGTGGTTGCTGAGGATGTGTGAGCACATGTGCTGCAACATCCTCGCCGCCAACCTATATGGACCAGTTGCAGTGGAACACTTAGCGGCCTTTATCGTCTGGGGTACACACCACTGTTGCCACTCAAGTCAAAaacaatctactaaaatttggagaaaattttaccaaagaaTTACCAAACAAAGTAATGTTatgttgcaatattttatttctatagaaaattttgtcaaaattttatttcttaaaaaaagtttgtcaaaattttatgtctaaattttttttttcaaaattttatttctaaaaaaaattgtcaaaattttatttctatagaaagtctagtcaaaattttgtttctatagaaacttttgtcaaaattttatttctatggaaaatgttgtccaaattttatttctatagaaatttttgccaaaattatatttctatagaaaattttgttaaaattttatttctacagaaaattttgtcaaaattttatttccataggaaattttgtcaacattttatttccataggacattttgtcaaatgtgtatttctacaaacagttttatccaaattttattttacagaaaatttagtcaaaattttatttcaacaaaaattttgtcaaaattttatttctatagaaaatatagtcaaaagtttatttctgtagaaaattttgctaaaatttcttttctatggaaaattttgtcaaaatttttcctatagaaaattttgtcaaaaatttttctatagaaagttttgttcaaattttatttctatagaaaatgttgtccaaattttatttctacagaaaattttgtccaaattttatttctacagaaaattttgtcaaaattttattactatagaaaattgtattaaaattttgtccaaatattatttctacagaaaattttgtcaaatttttattcccatagaaaattttgtcaaaattttattcccatagaaaattttgtcaaaattttattcccatagaaaattttgtcaaaatttcattcccatagaaaattttgtcaaaattttattcccatagaaaattttgtcaaaattttatagacaactttgtcaatatttttttctatataaaattttatcaaaatttcatatttatagaaaattttgtcaacattttatttctatagaaaattttgtcaaaattttatttctatagaaaatttatttttataggaaattttatttctacaggcaattttgtgaaaactttattcccatagaaaattttgtcaacattttatttcaatagaaaactttgttcaaatttgttttctatcgaaatttttgtcaaaattgtatttctatagacaactttgtcaatatttttgttctatagacaattttatcacaatttcatttctatgtcaaaattttgtcaaaatttatttcatataaaaaattttgtcaaaattgtacttctaaaaaaaattttatcaaaattttatttttaaaaaaattttgtcaaaattttatttttatagaaagattagtcaaaattttatttctatagaaaattttgtcaaaattttatttctatagaaaatgttgtcaaaattttatttctatagaaaatttagtcaaaatttatttttataggaatttttgtcaaaattttatttccataggaaattttttcaacattctatttctatagaaaatgttgtcaaatttttatttctactaacagttttataaaaattttattttacagaaaattttgtcaaaattttagttttacagaaaattttgtcaaaattttagttttacagaaaattttgtcaaaattttagttttatagaaaattttgtcaaaattatatttccatagaaaaatatgccgaaattttatttctatagaaattttttttcaaaatttcatttctatagaaaactttttcaaaattttatttttatagaaagtgttgtcaaaattttatttctatagaaaatacagtcaaaaatttgtttctgtagaaaattgtgctcaaatttcttttctatagaaaattttatcaaaattttgtttctatagaaaattttgtctaaattttgtctatagaaaatattgtccaaattttatttctacagaaaattttgtccaaattttatttctatagaaaattgtattaaatttttttttcaaatattatttctacaaaaacgtttgtcaaaattttattcccatagaaaattttgtaaaatttttatttctatagaaaattttgttcaaatttgttttctatataaaattttgtcaaaattttatttctatagaaaattttgtcaaaatttaataacaataCTGTAATAATCTAACCATGTTAATCCAGTACTATAATTTATAAGATGTAATCTTGTTGTACTGAAAATACCAttcgataaatgaaatgaaatgaaatgaaattttatttctataggaaattttgtcaaaattttatttctatagaaaattttgtccgaattttttctataaaaaattttgtcaaaattttatccctatagaaaattttgtcaaaatgttatttttatagaaacttttgtcaaaacttttactctatagaaaatttgtcaaaattttatttttataaaaaattttttcaaaactttatttctatagaaaattttgtcaaaattttatttctttggaaaatgttctttctatagaaattggttcaaaattttatttctatagacagtaaaaaatttaccagttTTGGAAAAGTTCTACCAATTAGGACAAGCTGGTACACACTCCTGGCTTATGACCATAAACGTTCTCCTCCCGAGAATGATTTTCACCGTGATCGGGGGTGAGTTCAAGATAGTTTCACCGTGATCGGGGGTGAGTTCAAGATAGTAAAAATTAATGAGAGCTCTATGTCATTCACACCTGTGACTTATCTGTTCTCTCTCTGGTTCGTAGTTACCCAATGCCGCCTATCTAATACAACCATTGTTTACAATAGATAAACTATTCACTGACGTTTTTGAGGGGATTTTTGAGAGTAAT encodes:
- the loh gene encoding thrombospondin type 1 domain containing lonely heart isoform X1; its protein translation is MRLKVTNMRNFLSIFLIILAFSGLTWSDRSTAEKIRKHQEWLKQRNRERNNGLLQPNSKKSVELLNLWRFDKKQNDPSINDVYPEDDQFLRPTFLTSTSEAPTSASTTSSSEMPTRTTSTTTLRPIITTQSTTRRPITTAITTASPRYSFTLTPRSPTEWLSNDILEPSSTTPSTTTTTTTKRPTTTIATTSTSTTTTTTTRKPKTRPYPRWNDWSEWSVCSRSCGGGVRYQQRKCINRNSGTGKLYLSKNCIGVYKRYELCNDIPCPPPVKEFRAEQCSEYDEVDFQGQQYMWEPYVKDDAECELNCKPIGMEYFATLNASVIDGTPCRKPAEYYRSNYRGRAMCIEGICKAIQAGGVVTGLSANSGAVPCGGLLCRPLTGLYTRDPLPEDAYIHVAMIPAGASNISITELKNSMNLLVLRTEDQKYVFNGDNTMSDSGAYEAAGAVFDYHRLDSLQQTEGVTEWVTCTGPVRESLELMIYSKTVNPGIKYEYLLPITSDSEENEVSVETDGFLKSANDEAISSSNRPLRKRRYNWKVVGFSTCSKSCGGGMQSPVIKCVRENPLRYYSQRRCAHSEKPVINENLLRCNTQPCPAFWRMEDWGECRCHQGEGSREREVNCVQELASGVVVHVDAAACMEEKPVAKKNCDCPKNRRRTNSRYRMHGLSPNASHVKNQRDKAGIWLMSDWNQYCSSDCGPGIEYRTIYCDRTKSNPDRCDFRMAPDTTRICDQEESCETGEWFAGPWTPCNGNCFNLTRTRQVLCIENQLILDEEDCKAELKPTTIEKCSHEEVEYCGPRWHYSEWSECTKTCDGGTQRRSVKCLEYNEQENALKESNKCRYSIREPIYRSCNTHKCDDLRYDQVQNDDAIVMPCTDAFTNCAWAVKAKLCSYEYYKQKCCYSCN
- the loh gene encoding thrombospondin type 1 domain containing lonely heart isoform X2, producing MIKKFTKSRTMFIRAFLLILAIQAGGVVTGLSANSGAVPCGGLLCRPLTGLYTRDPLPEDAYIHVAMIPAGASNISITELKNSMNLLVLRTEDQKYVFNGDNTMSDSGAYEAAGAVFDYHRLDSLQQTEGVTEWVTCTGPVRESLELMIYSKTVNPGIKYEYLLPITSDSEENEVSVETDGFLKSANDEAISSSNRPLRKRRYNWKVVGFSTCSKSCGGGMQSPVIKCVRENPLRYYSQRRCAHSEKPVINENLLRCNTQPCPAFWRMEDWGECRCHQGEGSREREVNCVQELASGVVVHVDAAACMEEKPVAKKNCDCPKNRRRTNSRYRMHGLSPNASHVKNQRDKAGIWLMSDWNQYCSSDCGPGIEYRTIYCDRTKSNPDRCDFRMAPDTTRICDQEESCETGEWFAGPWTPCNGNCFNLTRTRQVLCIENQLILDEEDCKAELKPTTIEKCSHEEVEYCGPRWHYSEWSECTKTCDGGTQRRSVKCLEYNEQENALKESNKCRYSIREPIYRSCNTHKCDDLRYDQVQNDDAIVMPCTDAFTNCAWAVKAKLCSYEYYKQKCCYSCN